The Cellulomonas sp. P24 genome contains a region encoding:
- a CDS encoding MFS transporter → MLSSRWVEGRSGGPDDRAVRRAGVAVFVVFMLSGVDFASWASRLPAVRDALGLDPGQVGLLLFVGAIGSLVSLPLSGVVVDRIGERRTVVTFAVLCAVGLLTAALGAAAGVVAVVVVGLVLFGMGAGVWDAAMNLAGVAVEQRLGRSIMPRFHAGFSVGTMLGAGIGAVAAAVHASVLAHLAVVIVASTLAVAWAARSFLPIAPRHRVPTAVPAAGAGSGGREAPEAQQAAPARAGAFAGWLEPRTLMIGLIVFGAALTEGSANDWVSLSVVDGFGTTHAGGALAFGLFVTAMTAMRLLGTALLDRYGRIPVLRLAAGFAVVGLLVFGLVPSLPIALVGVAFWGIGAALGFPVGMSAASDDPVRAAARVSVVSTIGYSAFLAGPPLLGLVADHVGYRHALLLIVIPVVAGLAVMRAAAPLRVPAVPEVPDGAAAAQAR, encoded by the coding sequence GTGCTGAGCAGCAGGTGGGTCGAGGGTCGCAGCGGCGGGCCGGACGATCGCGCGGTCCGGCGCGCCGGCGTCGCGGTGTTCGTCGTCTTCATGCTCAGCGGAGTCGACTTCGCGAGCTGGGCGTCACGCCTCCCGGCCGTCCGGGATGCGCTGGGCCTCGACCCCGGGCAGGTCGGTCTCCTGCTCTTCGTCGGTGCGATCGGCTCGCTCGTCTCGCTCCCGCTCTCGGGGGTGGTGGTCGACCGCATCGGCGAACGCCGCACGGTCGTGACGTTCGCCGTCCTGTGCGCCGTCGGCCTCCTCACGGCGGCGCTCGGCGCCGCAGCTGGCGTCGTCGCGGTGGTCGTCGTCGGACTGGTCCTGTTCGGCATGGGTGCGGGGGTGTGGGACGCCGCGATGAACCTGGCCGGTGTCGCGGTCGAGCAGCGGCTCGGGCGGTCGATCATGCCGCGGTTCCACGCCGGCTTCTCGGTCGGGACGATGCTCGGTGCCGGCATCGGTGCCGTCGCGGCGGCCGTCCACGCGTCCGTGCTGGCCCACCTCGCCGTGGTCATCGTCGCCTCGACGCTCGCGGTGGCCTGGGCCGCGCGGTCGTTCCTCCCGATCGCGCCCCGGCACCGGGTGCCGACGGCGGTACCGGCCGCAGGTGCGGGTTCCGGCGGCCGGGAGGCCCCGGAGGCCCAGCAGGCGGCCCCGGCACGAGCAGGAGCGTTCGCCGGGTGGCTCGAGCCGCGCACCCTGATGATCGGTCTGATCGTCTTCGGTGCGGCGCTCACCGAGGGGTCGGCGAACGACTGGGTGTCGCTGTCCGTCGTCGACGGCTTCGGCACGACGCATGCGGGAGGCGCACTGGCCTTCGGTCTGTTCGTGACGGCCATGACCGCGATGCGGCTGCTCGGGACCGCGCTGCTCGACCGCTACGGCCGGATCCCGGTGCTCCGGCTCGCGGCCGGCTTCGCCGTGGTCGGGCTGCTCGTCTTCGGCCTGGTCCCGAGCCTGCCGATCGCCCTGGTGGGCGTCGCGTTCTGGGGGATCGGTGCCGCGCTGGGCTTCCCGGTCGGGATGAGCGCGGCGAGCGACGACCCGGTCCGGGCTGCGGCGCGCGTGAGCGTCGTCTCGACGATCGGGTACTCCGCGTTCCTTGCGGGGCCGCCGCTGCTCGGTCTGGTGGCCGATCACGTCGGCTACCGGCACGCGCTCCTGCTGATCGTGATCCCGGTCGTGGCCGGTCTCGCCGTCATGCGGGCTGCGGCGCCGCTGCGGGTCCCCGCCGTTCCCGAGGTCCCGGATGGCGCCGCGGCGGCGCAGGCTCGTTAG
- a CDS encoding MaoC family dehydratase N-terminal domain-containing protein, with amino-acid sequence MPVNHVYTGREYPPSPVYEVGREKLREFADAVGASHPTHHDVEAARAAGHPDVVAPATFAVVVAQRAEQQYVADPDSGIDFSRVVHADERFTHHRPIHAGDRLVTVLHVDSITERAGLSMITTRAEIATEDGSPVSTVVSTLAVRGADVEVGA; translated from the coding sequence GTGCCGGTGAACCACGTCTACACGGGCCGTGAGTACCCGCCGAGCCCGGTGTACGAGGTCGGTCGCGAGAAGCTCCGGGAGTTCGCCGACGCGGTCGGCGCGAGCCATCCGACGCATCACGACGTCGAGGCCGCGCGTGCAGCAGGGCATCCCGATGTCGTCGCGCCGGCGACGTTCGCCGTCGTCGTCGCCCAGCGGGCCGAGCAGCAGTACGTCGCCGACCCGGACTCCGGCATCGACTTCAGCCGGGTGGTCCACGCGGACGAGCGGTTCACCCACCATCGGCCGATCCACGCGGGCGACCGGCTCGTCACCGTGCTGCACGTCGACTCGATCACCGAGCGCGCGGGGTTGTCGATGATCACGACGCGCGCGGAGATCGCCACCGAGGACGGCAGCCCCGTCTCGACCGTCGTCTCGACGCTCGCGGTGCGGGGCGCGGACGTGGAGGTCGGCGCATGA
- the htpX gene encoding zinc metalloprotease HtpX yields the protein MGHQHFNGLKTAALFGVLWAVLLGVWAIFGRGSSTMLLLFVGFGLVSTAYGYWNSDKIAIRAMQARPVSEIEYPAMYRIVRELSTSARQPMPRLYVSPTAAPNAFATGRNPRNAAVCCTEGILQLLDERELRGVLGHELMHVYNRDILTSSVAAAVAGLITSLAQFLMFFGGGGSRDRNANPIAAIGFALLAPVAAMVIQMAISRTREYDADEDGAKLTGDPLALASALRKLEYGVKRAPLPQDQRLVDVSHLMIANPFRGAGMAMLFQTHPPMAQRISRLESMAGRPLA from the coding sequence ATGGGTCACCAGCACTTCAACGGTCTGAAGACCGCAGCCCTGTTCGGGGTGCTCTGGGCCGTGCTCCTGGGCGTCTGGGCGATCTTCGGGCGCGGCAGCTCGACGATGCTGCTGCTGTTCGTCGGCTTCGGCCTCGTGTCGACGGCGTACGGCTACTGGAACTCGGACAAGATCGCGATCCGGGCCATGCAGGCGCGGCCGGTCAGCGAGATCGAGTACCCGGCGATGTACCGGATCGTGCGCGAGCTGTCGACGTCCGCTCGTCAGCCGATGCCCCGCCTGTACGTCTCGCCCACCGCGGCGCCCAACGCCTTCGCGACGGGCCGCAACCCGCGGAACGCCGCCGTCTGCTGCACCGAGGGGATCCTGCAGCTCCTCGACGAGCGAGAGCTGCGCGGCGTGCTCGGGCACGAGCTGATGCACGTGTACAACCGCGACATCCTCACGTCCTCGGTCGCTGCTGCGGTGGCCGGTCTCATCACGTCGCTGGCACAGTTCCTGATGTTCTTCGGCGGGGGTGGGAGTCGCGACCGGAACGCGAACCCGATCGCCGCGATCGGTTTCGCGCTGCTCGCACCGGTCGCCGCGATGGTCATCCAGATGGCGATCAGCCGCACGCGCGAGTACGACGCCGACGAGGACGGGGCGAAGCTGACCGGCGACCCGCTCGCCCTCGCGTCGGCGTTGCGCAAGCTCGAGTACGGCGTGAAGCGCGCGCCGCTGCCGCAGGACCAGCGCCTCGTGGACGTCTCGCACCTGATGATCGCGAACCCGTTCCGAGGCGCGGGCATGGCGATGCTGTTCCAGACGCACCCGCCGATGGCGCAGCGGATCTCGCGGCTCGAGTCGATGGCCGGGCGCCCGCTCGCCTGA
- a CDS encoding MFS transporter has translation MHILRVPVPDASPRSLDPSAVGRARWLLLGLFGLNGLMLSSWLARIPAVRDALGLSTAELGLVLLTGSLGALVTISLSGVLVTRYGGRVGLLLSTAGFALAFTLIGLGAALGLVQLLAAGIFLNGVSFALGNVPLNVETAAVERRMRRTVLPQFHAAFSIGAVAGSLLGAGAARLGVPLVVQFTATAAIGTVWRLLSIRGAVLEPRAVPVAPLLATEGTGGLANGGATGGAGGRVAGHGPVPRVPSALGAWRERRTLLIGVVIMSAALTEGSASDWLSLAVVDGFERPEAVGAAVFGVFVASMTGVRLLGTRLIDRWGRVTVLRASGAVSFVGLLVFGLAPRLEVAVVGVVAWGLGAALAVPIGIAAASDDPVRAAGRVSVVSAFASVAALAAPPLLGLVAGYVGARHALLLITVAMVVSVSVARVVARPREPDRRAPVATVGASTALPVQPARPASFESTCPSPVLSEKVAAC, from the coding sequence GTGCACATCCTCCGCGTCCCGGTCCCGGACGCGTCCCCCCGTTCTCTCGATCCGTCCGCGGTCGGCCGGGCCCGATGGCTCCTCCTGGGCCTCTTCGGGCTCAACGGGCTCATGCTGTCGAGCTGGCTCGCACGCATCCCCGCGGTGCGCGACGCGCTCGGGCTCAGCACCGCCGAGCTGGGCCTCGTTCTCCTGACGGGGTCGCTCGGAGCGCTCGTGACGATCTCGCTCTCCGGAGTGCTCGTGACGCGGTACGGCGGCCGGGTCGGCCTGCTGCTCTCCACCGCCGGGTTCGCCCTGGCGTTCACGCTGATCGGGCTCGGCGCGGCACTCGGGCTCGTGCAGCTGCTCGCGGCAGGCATCTTCCTCAACGGGGTGTCGTTCGCGCTCGGGAACGTCCCGCTCAACGTCGAGACCGCCGCGGTCGAGCGCCGCATGCGGCGCACCGTGCTGCCGCAGTTCCACGCGGCCTTCTCGATCGGCGCCGTCGCCGGATCGCTCCTGGGTGCGGGTGCAGCCCGCCTCGGGGTGCCACTGGTCGTGCAGTTCACGGCGACGGCCGCGATCGGGACGGTGTGGCGGTTGCTGTCGATCCGCGGGGCCGTCCTGGAACCGCGAGCGGTGCCGGTCGCACCGCTTCTCGCGACAGAGGGCACAGGCGGTCTGGCCAACGGAGGCGCGACCGGAGGCGCGGGCGGCCGCGTCGCCGGCCACGGCCCGGTGCCGCGGGTGCCGTCGGCCCTCGGAGCCTGGCGTGAGCGCCGGACGCTGCTGATCGGCGTGGTCATCATGTCGGCTGCGCTCACCGAGGGCTCGGCGAGCGACTGGCTGTCCCTCGCGGTCGTCGACGGGTTCGAGCGCCCCGAGGCAGTCGGTGCGGCGGTGTTCGGCGTCTTCGTCGCGTCGATGACCGGGGTGCGGCTCCTGGGGACCCGGCTGATCGACCGGTGGGGGCGGGTGACCGTGCTCCGGGCGTCCGGTGCGGTGTCGTTCGTCGGGCTCCTCGTCTTCGGGCTCGCGCCACGGCTGGAGGTGGCCGTCGTCGGCGTGGTGGCCTGGGGGCTGGGTGCCGCGCTCGCCGTCCCGATCGGGATCGCCGCGGCGTCCGACGACCCCGTGCGCGCGGCGGGCCGGGTCTCGGTCGTCTCGGCGTTCGCCTCGGTGGCCGCGCTGGCGGCACCGCCCCTGCTCGGGCTCGTCGCCGGGTACGTGGGCGCCAGGCACGCGTTGCTGCTCATCACCGTGGCGATGGTGGTGAGCGTGAGCGTGGCGCGCGTCGTCGCGCGCCCCCGAGAGCCGGACCGACGTGCGCCCGTCGCGACGGTGGGGGCGAGCACCGCCCTCCCTGTCCAGCCGGCGCGCCCGGCATCGTTCGAATCGACGTGCCCCAGTCCGGTCCTCTCTGAGAAGGTGGCAGCGTGCTGA
- a CDS encoding MaoC/PaaZ C-terminal domain-containing protein produces MSGIGPRLASTSVGDPVGVRRVEVDRARLVRYAGASGDLNPIHWNDRVAREVGLPGVIAHGMFTMGAAIGLVEDWAGDPGAVVDYQTRFSRPVAVPDPGVAVVEVTGVVGAVDAVAGTVRVDLTVTFDGARVLAKTQAVVRLS; encoded by the coding sequence ATGAGCGGCATCGGGCCCCGGCTCGCGAGCACGTCCGTGGGCGACCCGGTGGGTGTGCGGCGCGTCGAGGTCGACCGTGCGCGCCTCGTGCGGTACGCAGGGGCGAGCGGTGACCTCAACCCGATCCACTGGAACGACCGCGTCGCGCGGGAGGTCGGGCTGCCCGGGGTGATCGCGCACGGGATGTTCACGATGGGTGCGGCGATCGGCCTGGTCGAGGACTGGGCCGGCGACCCGGGTGCGGTCGTCGACTACCAGACGCGGTTCTCGCGCCCGGTCGCGGTCCCCGACCCGGGGGTCGCCGTCGTCGAGGTGACCGGGGTGGTCGGTGCGGTGGACGCGGTGGCCGGGACCGTCCGGGTCGACCTGACCGTGACGTTCGACGGCGCGCGCGTGCTGGCGAAGACCCAGGCGGTCGTCCGGCTCTCCTGA
- a CDS encoding polyprenyl synthetase family protein, translated as MTSPTAIPLADPELAELLTTKLQLVEERLRDSVSHADALADEASRHLVNAGGKRLRPLITLLTAQLGDGQRPEVLDAAVVVELTHLATLYHDDVMDSAPLRRGAPAAHEVWGNSVAILTGDLLFARASATVAGLGPEAVRIQASTFERLCLGQLHETVGPRPGEDAVAHYLQVLADKTASLIATSAMFGAMFSGCPSSVVRTVTGYGEKIGVAFQLADDVIDLTSTGSMTGKTPGTDLRERVPTMPALLLRARAGADGASTADRDLVALLESDLSTDAALDEAVAALRTHPVVDETREQAVRWANEAVELLAPLPAGSVKDALAAFAESLVDRSA; from the coding sequence GTGACGTCCCCGACAGCCATCCCGCTCGCCGACCCCGAGCTCGCCGAGCTGCTCACCACCAAGCTCCAGCTGGTGGAGGAGCGGCTGCGCGACTCGGTGAGTCACGCGGACGCCCTGGCCGACGAGGCGTCGCGCCACCTGGTCAACGCCGGTGGCAAGCGCCTGCGCCCGCTCATCACGTTGCTCACGGCGCAGCTCGGTGACGGTCAACGGCCGGAGGTGCTCGACGCTGCGGTCGTCGTCGAGCTCACGCACCTGGCGACGCTGTACCACGACGACGTCATGGACTCGGCGCCGTTGCGGCGCGGGGCACCGGCGGCACACGAGGTGTGGGGCAACTCGGTGGCGATCCTCACCGGTGACCTGCTGTTCGCGCGCGCGTCCGCGACGGTCGCCGGTCTCGGGCCGGAGGCGGTGCGGATCCAGGCGAGCACGTTCGAGCGGCTCTGCCTCGGTCAGCTCCACGAGACGGTCGGTCCCCGGCCCGGCGAGGACGCCGTCGCGCACTACCTGCAGGTCCTCGCGGACAAGACGGCCTCGCTCATCGCCACCTCGGCGATGTTCGGTGCGATGTTCTCCGGCTGCCCGTCATCGGTCGTCCGCACCGTGACGGGGTACGGGGAGAAGATCGGCGTGGCGTTCCAGCTCGCCGACGACGTGATCGACCTGACCTCCACCGGCTCGATGACCGGCAAGACGCCCGGCACCGACCTGCGGGAACGGGTCCCCACGATGCCGGCGCTGCTGCTGCGCGCGCGGGCCGGTGCCGATGGCGCGAGCACCGCCGACCGTGACCTCGTCGCGCTGCTCGAGTCGGACCTCTCGACCGACGCCGCTCTCGACGAGGCAGTCGCGGCGCTGCGGACGCACCCGGTCGTCGACGAGACCCGGGAACAGGCCGTGCGGTGGGCGAACGAGGCCGTGGAGCTGCTCGCCCCGCTGCCGGCCGGCTCGGTGAAGGACGCGCTCGCCGCGTTCGCCGAGTCGCTCGTCGATCGCTCGGCCTGA
- a CDS encoding YajQ family cyclic di-GMP-binding protein: protein MASESSFDIVSKVDRQEVDNALNQAAKEIIQRYDFKNVGASIAWSGEKIVMVANSEERVKAILDVFQTKLIKRGISLKSFDTGDGEPHASGKEYRLEGTIVEGLSSENAKKIGKIIRDEGPKGVKSQITGDELRVSAKSRDDLQEVIALLKAADLDVALQFTNYR from the coding sequence ATGGCAAGCGAGTCGTCGTTCGACATCGTCAGCAAGGTCGACCGGCAGGAGGTCGACAACGCGCTCAACCAGGCCGCCAAGGAGATCATCCAGCGGTACGACTTCAAGAACGTCGGTGCCTCGATCGCCTGGAGCGGCGAGAAGATCGTCATGGTCGCCAACTCCGAGGAGCGGGTGAAGGCGATCCTCGACGTCTTCCAGACCAAGCTCATCAAGCGGGGGATCTCGCTCAAGTCCTTCGACACGGGCGACGGCGAACCCCACGCGTCGGGCAAGGAGTACCGCCTCGAGGGCACGATCGTCGAGGGCCTCAGCAGCGAGAACGCGAAGAAGATCGGCAAGATCATCCGCGACGAGGGCCCGAAGGGCGTCAAGTCCCAGATCACCGGGGACGAGCTCCGCGTCTCGGCGAAGTCGCGCGACGACCTCCAGGAGGTCATCGCGCTGCTCAAGGCCGCCGACCTGGACGTCGCCCTGCAGTTCACGAACTACCGCTGA
- the rarD gene encoding EamA family transporter RarD — protein sequence MSASGSTPRRTPGRTGLALGLSAYLMWGGFPLYFPLLAPAGSVEIIAHRVVWSLVVCAVLLTATRGWGPFVAAVRHRRTLALLSLGAALIAVNWLVYVYAVLSDQVVDASLGYFLNPLVTVLLAVFVLGERVRPVQWVALGFGALAVVVIVIGVARLPWVALTLATSFGLYGLIKNRVGRTVNALAGLGVETAVLFPLALAYLVWLQATGTGHFTGYGSWHAVALMCAGVLTATPLLLFSGAARRLPLRTIGMLQYLTPMLQFILGLVVFHEQMPAARWAGFALVWVALVILTVDGLRTSRLDLLAQRAANGARIEDSPALDRTTGNVPPIDTSTGITTGDGPGPAVGPSVRR from the coding sequence ATGAGCGCAAGCGGGTCGACCCCGCGACGGACCCCCGGTCGGACCGGACTCGCCCTCGGCCTGAGCGCTTACCTCATGTGGGGCGGGTTCCCGCTCTACTTCCCGCTCCTCGCTCCGGCGGGTTCGGTCGAGATCATCGCGCACCGGGTCGTCTGGTCCCTCGTGGTGTGCGCGGTCCTGCTCACGGCCACCCGTGGCTGGGGCCCGTTCGTCGCCGCGGTGCGTCACCGCCGCACCCTCGCGCTGCTCTCGCTCGGCGCGGCCCTGATCGCCGTGAACTGGCTCGTGTACGTCTACGCCGTGCTCTCCGACCAGGTCGTCGACGCCTCCCTCGGGTACTTCCTCAACCCGCTCGTCACGGTCCTCCTCGCCGTCTTCGTGCTCGGCGAGCGCGTGCGACCGGTGCAGTGGGTCGCCCTCGGTTTCGGCGCGCTCGCGGTGGTCGTGATCGTGATCGGCGTCGCCCGCCTGCCGTGGGTCGCCCTCACCCTGGCCACCTCGTTCGGCCTGTACGGGCTGATCAAGAACCGGGTGGGACGGACGGTGAATGCGCTCGCGGGGCTCGGTGTCGAGACCGCCGTCCTGTTCCCGCTGGCGCTCGCCTACCTCGTGTGGTTGCAGGCGACGGGGACCGGGCACTTCACCGGGTACGGGTCCTGGCACGCCGTCGCCCTCATGTGCGCCGGGGTCCTGACGGCGACTCCGCTGCTGCTCTTCAGCGGCGCGGCCCGCCGCCTCCCGCTGCGCACGATCGGCATGCTGCAGTACCTCACCCCGATGCTGCAGTTCATCCTCGGGCTCGTCGTCTTCCACGAGCAGATGCCGGCCGCGCGGTGGGCCGGCTTCGCGCTGGTCTGGGTAGCGCTCGTGATCCTCACGGTCGACGGGTTGCGCACCTCGCGGCTCGACCTGCTCGCGCAGCGCGCGGCGAACGGAGCACGGATCGAGGACTCTCCGGCTCTCGACCGCACGACCGGGAACGTCCCGCCCATCGACACCTCGACCGGCATCACGACCGGGGACGGCCCCGGGCCTGCGGTCGGTCCGTCCGTCAGGAGATGA
- a CDS encoding LpqN/LpqT family lipoprotein, whose translation MAGQATYPSPEFPGYPTISLHYADRWSPLRTPTTPLALVRDSGPGAFRANIVLAIARLDPGSTLAPVDEALSRSFAGLPGYVESARGSGELGGWPSSWIDGRFTDPEVGTLVQSVRVVLVEHDGATDAIQLTGTCSAAQADEVLDEIRTILASAVIS comes from the coding sequence GTGGCCGGTCAGGCGACGTACCCGAGCCCGGAGTTCCCGGGGTACCCGACGATCTCGCTGCACTACGCCGACCGGTGGTCGCCGTTGCGGACCCCGACGACACCGCTCGCGCTCGTGCGGGACTCCGGACCGGGTGCCTTCCGGGCGAACATCGTGCTGGCGATCGCCCGCCTCGACCCCGGGAGCACGCTTGCCCCGGTGGACGAGGCCCTGTCGCGATCCTTCGCCGGGTTGCCGGGCTACGTGGAGTCGGCGCGGGGCTCCGGGGAGCTGGGCGGGTGGCCGTCGTCGTGGATCGACGGCCGGTTCACCGATCCAGAGGTCGGCACGCTCGTCCAGTCGGTCCGGGTCGTGCTCGTCGAGCACGACGGTGCGACCGACGCGATCCAGCTCACCGGGACGTGCTCCGCGGCTCAGGCGGACGAGGTTCTCGACGAGATCCGCACGATCCTGGCGAGTGCGGTCATCTCCTGA
- a CDS encoding FAD-dependent oxidoreductase: MAVSRNWKALSHVSTLGPLRVAIVGAGPAGIYAADILSKAGVDVSIDLFERLPAPFGLVRYGVAPDHPRIKQIIVALHKILERGDIRLLANVDYGTDITLAELRRYYDAVIFSTGAIRDAALPIPGIDLEGSYGAADFVSWYDGHPDVPRTWPLEAREVAVLGAGNVALDVARILAKHADDLLPTDVPGNVYEILKRSPVTDVHVFARRGPAQVKFSPLELRELGHVPDVDVLVYPEDFDFDEGSMSAIHSSNQTKQVVKTLTDWTLKEPEDCTASRRIHLHFLHRPAEVLGEDGHVVGLRTERTVLTGDGSVTGTGEFHDWPVQAVYRAVGYFGSPLPDLPFDHAAGVITNREGRVVDPGGEHLAAVYTTGWIKRGPVGLIGHTKSDASETIKHLVEDVTDADGGVVLTAPERDPGAIVDALRARGVRPVEWSAWELLDAHERNLGAPHGRERIKVVPREEMVAIELGETVGG; this comes from the coding sequence GTGGCTGTCTCCCGGAACTGGAAGGCACTCTCCCACGTGAGCACCCTCGGTCCTCTGCGCGTCGCCATCGTCGGAGCCGGCCCGGCGGGCATCTACGCCGCCGACATCCTCTCGAAGGCCGGCGTCGACGTCAGCATCGACCTGTTCGAGCGGCTCCCCGCCCCGTTCGGACTCGTACGGTACGGCGTGGCCCCGGACCACCCGCGGATCAAGCAGATCATCGTCGCGCTGCACAAGATCCTCGAGCGGGGGGACATCCGGCTGCTGGCCAACGTCGACTACGGCACGGACATCACGCTCGCCGAGCTGCGCCGGTACTACGACGCCGTGATCTTCTCGACGGGGGCGATCCGGGACGCGGCGCTGCCGATCCCGGGCATCGACCTCGAGGGCTCGTACGGTGCCGCGGACTTCGTGTCCTGGTACGACGGGCACCCCGACGTCCCGCGCACCTGGCCCCTCGAGGCGCGCGAGGTCGCCGTCCTCGGCGCCGGCAACGTGGCGCTCGACGTCGCGCGCATCCTGGCCAAGCATGCGGACGACCTCCTGCCGACCGATGTGCCGGGCAACGTCTACGAGATCCTCAAGCGTTCTCCCGTCACCGACGTCCACGTCTTCGCGAGGCGCGGGCCCGCGCAGGTCAAGTTCTCCCCGCTCGAGCTGCGCGAGCTCGGCCACGTGCCGGACGTCGACGTCCTCGTCTACCCCGAGGACTTCGACTTCGACGAGGGGTCGATGTCGGCGATCCACTCGTCGAACCAGACGAAGCAGGTCGTCAAGACCCTCACGGACTGGACGCTCAAGGAGCCGGAGGACTGCACCGCGAGCCGGCGCATCCACCTGCACTTCCTGCACCGACCCGCCGAGGTCCTCGGCGAGGACGGCCACGTGGTCGGTCTGCGCACCGAGCGCACGGTGCTGACCGGCGACGGCTCGGTGACCGGCACCGGCGAGTTCCACGACTGGCCGGTGCAGGCGGTGTACCGCGCCGTCGGGTACTTCGGGTCCCCGCTGCCGGATCTCCCGTTCGACCACGCCGCGGGGGTGATCACGAACCGGGAGGGTCGCGTGGTCGATCCCGGCGGTGAGCACCTCGCCGCCGTCTACACCACGGGCTGGATCAAGCGCGGACCGGTCGGGCTGATCGGGCACACGAAGTCCGACGCGTCGGAGACCATCAAGCACCTCGTCGAGGACGTCACCGACGCGGACGGCGGTGTCGTCCTCACCGCACCCGAGCGGGACCCGGGTGCGATCGTGGACGCGCTGCGCGCTCGTGGGGTGAGGCCGGTCGAGTGGTCGGCCTGGGAGCTGCTGGACGCGCACGAGCGCAACCTCGGGGCGCCGCACGGGCGGGAGCGGATCAAGGTCGTGCCTCGTGAGGAGATGGTCGCGATCGAGCTCGGGGAGACCGTGGGCGGCTGA
- a CDS encoding YbjQ family protein, with translation MIIVTTNDIPGYEVTAVMGEVMGVTVRSRNIGAQFTAGLRSLAGGELPEMTRNLLESRGEVMNRLIAEAEARGANALLATRFDASSMGDTWTEICAYGTAVQVQPIPDGRPGATPQSVAHARQLGLS, from the coding sequence ATGATCATCGTGACCACCAACGACATCCCCGGGTACGAGGTGACGGCGGTGATGGGTGAGGTCATGGGCGTCACGGTGCGCAGCCGCAACATCGGTGCCCAGTTCACCGCAGGCCTGCGATCCCTCGCCGGAGGCGAGCTGCCCGAGATGACGCGTAACCTGCTGGAGTCTCGTGGGGAGGTCATGAACAGGCTCATCGCCGAGGCCGAGGCGCGTGGCGCCAACGCGCTCCTCGCCACCCGGTTCGACGCCAGCTCGATGGGCGACACCTGGACGGAGATCTGCGCGTACGGCACCGCCGTCCAGGTCCAGCCGATCCCGGACGGGCGCCCGGGGGCCACCCCGCAGTCCGTCGCGCACGCACGGCAGCTGGGCCTCTCCTGA
- a CDS encoding LacI family DNA-binding transcriptional regulator yields the protein MASNRPTLADVAAAAGVSVSTASLAFSGAGPIAAATKDRVLAAAEALDYSGPNPLGRQLRSGRSGIVGVLIGDQLRRSFRDPVSIQMLDGLASTLGPLGFGVLLIPGAADQPPEHLDPLVESAVMDVAVLICGATADDANLATLRRRGIPVISVEGEPLEGVVEVGIEDRLGAAELGRHALGLGHERIAIVSLPFDWQRCSGVATPERLAQIRWEIPRRRLAGLTDAGIDPVAVYETPASLVEHGKAAGHALLSGPDRPTAIIAHSDLLASGVVLAARELGLRVPEDVSVAGFDGLDLPWLAPDVLTSISQPLAEKGAVIGRAVQALMSGDTPDPEMLGMSLRIGTTTGPPPIR from the coding sequence GTGGCATCGAACCGCCCGACCCTTGCCGACGTCGCAGCGGCCGCCGGCGTCTCCGTGTCGACCGCCTCGCTCGCGTTCTCCGGCGCCGGCCCGATCGCCGCGGCGACGAAGGACCGGGTGCTGGCCGCCGCTGAGGCCCTCGACTACAGCGGCCCCAACCCGCTCGGTCGCCAGCTGCGCAGCGGCCGCTCCGGCATCGTCGGCGTCCTGATCGGCGACCAGCTCCGACGGTCGTTCCGCGACCCGGTGTCGATCCAGATGCTCGACGGCCTCGCGAGCACCCTCGGCCCCCTCGGCTTCGGCGTGCTCCTGATCCCCGGCGCCGCCGACCAGCCCCCCGAGCACCTGGATCCCCTCGTGGAGTCGGCGGTCATGGACGTCGCCGTGCTCATCTGCGGCGCCACCGCGGACGACGCGAACCTCGCGACCCTGCGTCGGCGCGGGATCCCGGTCATCTCGGTCGAGGGCGAGCCGCTCGAGGGCGTCGTCGAGGTCGGCATCGAGGACCGCCTCGGGGCCGCCGAGCTCGGCCGCCACGCGCTCGGCCTCGGGCACGAGCGCATCGCGATCGTGTCTCTCCCCTTCGACTGGCAGCGGTGCAGCGGCGTCGCGACGCCGGAGCGGCTCGCCCAGATCCGGTGGGAGATCCCGCGTCGCCGGCTCGCCGGGCTGACCGACGCAGGGATCGACCCCGTCGCGGTCTACGAGACACCGGCCTCCCTCGTCGAGCACGGGAAGGCGGCGGGCCATGCCCTGCTCTCCGGCCCCGACCGGCCGACCGCGATCATCGCGCACTCCGACCTGCTCGCCTCCGGCGTCGTCCTGGCGGCCCGGGAGCTCGGGCTCCGCGTCCCCGAGGACGTCTCGGTCGCCGGCTTCGACGGGCTCGACCTGCCGTGGCTCGCCCCCGACGTCCTCACGAGCATCAGCCAACCGCTGGCCGAGAAGGGCGCCGTGATCGGTCGGGCCGTGCAGGCCCTGATGTCGGGCGACACCCCCGACCCCGAGATGCTCGGCATGAGCCTGCGCATCGGCACCACGACCGGACCGCCACCGATCCGCTGA